In a genomic window of Rhinopithecus roxellana isolate Shanxi Qingling chromosome 2, ASM756505v1, whole genome shotgun sequence:
- the ZAR1 gene encoding zygote arrest protein 1 — MAALGDEVLDGYVFPACSPCSYSYPVATKGKGAAGGNWQHRGGGCLPASSSFPGCWRLTAAEYFDSYQRAQFMALLAQVGPGLGPRARRAGSCDVAVQVSPRIDAAVQCSLGRRTLQRRARDPESPAGPVAEGTTGGGSNSQQPARRGLEQGSPQNGAPRPLRFPRTVAVYSPVASRCLTAFLEGPGAAAGEQRSGASNGERGPPPARVQDPEEGEVWTRKAPRRPQSDDGEAQAAVRASWEQPTDGPELPRREAQEGEAAPRSALRSPGQPPPAGRARDGGDGREAAAAGERPSPRSLEPGKERLRFQFLEQKYGYYHCKDCNVRWESAYVWCVQGTNKVYFKQFCRTCQKSYNPYRVEDITCQSCKQTRCSCPVKLRHVDPKRPHRQDLCGRCKGKRLSCDSTFSFKYII, encoded by the exons ATGGCGGCCCTGGGGGACGAGGTGCTGGACGGTTACGTGTTCCCGGCGTGCTCCCCCTGCTCGTACTCGTACCCGGTGGCCACCAAGGGCAAAGGCGCGGCGGGCGGTAACTGGCAGCACCGCGGCGGGGGCTGCCTTCCCGCCTCCTCGTCTTTCCCGGGCTGCTGGAGGCTGACAGCCGCCGAGTACTTCGACAGCTACCAGCGGGCGCAGTTCATGGCTCTCCTGGCGCAGGTGGGGCCGGGTCTCGGGCCGCGCGCCCGGAGGGCCGGCAGCTGCGACGTGGCGGTGCAGGTGAGCCCGCGCATCGACGCCGCGGTACAGTGCTCGCTGGGGAGGCGCACGCTGCAGCGCCGGGCCCGCGACCCCGAGTCCCCGGCCGGCCCCGTGGCCGAGGGCACCACGGGCGGCGGCTCTAACTCCCAGCAGCCAGCCCGTCGAGGCCTGGAGCAGGGCAGCCCCCAGAACGGCGCCCCGCGGCCCTTGCGCTTCCCGCGCACAGTCGCCGTGTACTCGCCGGTGGCCTCGCGCTGTCTCACCGCCTTCCTGGAGGGACCCGGGGCCGCGGCGGGCGAGCAGAGGTCCGGGGCATCGAATGGAGAGCGGGGGCCGCCGCCCGCGAGGGTTCAAGACCCAGAGGAGGGGGAGGTGTGGACGAGGAAGGCGCCCCGGCGGCCGCAGTCCGACGACGGCGAGGCCCAGGCCGCTGTCCGAGCGAGCTGGGAGCAGCCGACCGACGGTCCCGAGCTGCCACGGCGAGAAGCCCAGGAGGGGGAGGCGGCTCCGCGGTCGGCGCTAAGGAGCCCGGGGCAACCTCCGCCGGCAGGGAGGGCCCGAGACGGCGGCGACGGACGGGAGGCGGCCGCTGCGGGAGAGAGGCCGTCGCCACGGAGCCTGGAGCCGGGCAAGGAGCGGCTGCGCTTCCAG TTCTTAGAGCAGAAATATGGCTATTACCACTGCAAGGACTGCAACGTCCGCTGGGAGAGTGCTTATGTGTGGTGTGTACAGGGAACTAACAAG GTTTACTTCAAACAGTTTTGCAGAACTTGTCAGAAGTCTTATAACCCTTACCGAGTGGAGGATATCACCTGTCAA agttgTAAACAAACTAGATGTTCCTGCCCAGTAAAACTGCGCCATGTGGACCCTAAACGGCCCCACCGTCAAGATTTGTGTGGTAGATGCAAAGGCAAACGCCTGTCCTGTGACAGCACTTTCAGTTTCAAATACATCATTTAG